A window of Lytechinus pictus isolate F3 Inbred chromosome 7, Lp3.0, whole genome shotgun sequence contains these coding sequences:
- the LOC129264985 gene encoding potassium channel subfamily K member 4-like translates to MKERSKKSGILRPFVRFIILIISMFIYLAIGAVVFNRLENDNNIASQRKLYESLIEFMDDHPCLSNESLQYFFENVDKAIEMSVVSVTRQSRIRDSSALWDIPASFFFTSTIVTTIGYGNFAPKTDGGRIFCSFYAFIGIPLTGWFLLTIGDALQVYWNKIRHQTHRLTVKIPHELTRRCIHFIIYSTFILIILLLFPGFVLMYTEGWSYQDAVYYCFITFSTIGFGDLVAGDSQKHNVGLWILNVTHVVFLLMGLSIMSMALKGMGNSQKTSYKKAKTAVRDLVQKASRKKRQKSPPVTIPIDLNTSNVSKSQV, encoded by the exons ATGAAGGAGAGATCGAAAAAATCTGGCATTTTAAGACCGTTCGTACGGTTCatcattttgataatttctatgtttatttatttagcgATTGGCGCCGTTGTCTTCAATCGCCTTGAGAATGACAACAACATTGCTTCACAGAGAAAACTTTACGAATCCCTGATCGAATTCATGGATGATCACCCATGTCTTTCGAACGAATCACTTCAATACTTCTTTGAGAATGTGGACAAAGCTATTGAAATGAGTGTGGTGAGTGTGACACGACAATCAAGGATCAGAGATAGTAGCGCCTTATGGGATATACCAGCTTCGTTCTTCTTCACTTCTACTATTGTCACTACAATAG gTTATGGAAATTTTGCCCCTAAGACTGACGGAGGTCGTATTTTCTGTTCATTCTATGCATTCATTGGGATCCCTCTAACTGGATGGTTTCTTCTTACAATCGGTGACGCCCTTCAGGTATACTGGAATAAGATAAGACATCAGACACATCGTCTTACTGTAAAGATACCACATGAGCTCACCCGTAGATGCATTCATTTTATTATCTATTCGACGTTCATCCTCattatcctcctcctctttcctGGTTTTGTCTTGATGTACACCGAAGGCTGGAGTTACCAAGATGCCGTCTACTACTGCTTCATAACGTTTAGCACGATTGGATTCGGCGATCTGGTGGCGGGGGATTCACAGAAGCACAATGTAGGCTTGTGGATTTTGAATGTAACTCATGTGGTATTTCTATTAATGGGACTGAGTATTATGTCTATGGCACTGAAAGGGATGGGTAATTCTCAGAAGACGAGTTACAAGAAAGCAAAGACAGCGGTTCGAGACCTCGTTCAGAAAGCAAGTAGGAAGAAGAGGCAGAAGTCTCCACCAGTGACAATACCCATTGATTTGAATACATCAAACGTTTCAAAATCTCAAGTTTGA